A DNA window from Legionella sp. MW5194 contains the following coding sequences:
- a CDS encoding YeaH/YhbH family protein — protein sequence MSQLIDRRQNAGKKSTVNRQRFLRRYKNQIKRAVSDAVGKRSITEIDQGEQISIPARDISEPRFHRGQGGRIERVLPGNDQFITGDRIKRPSESGAGGSGGQASDSGEGEDDFVFQLSREEFLEIYFEDLELPDLVKKELARLTTYKTVRAGVTSSGIPSNINVVRSMRQATGRRVALSSPYKRQLREAEEELARLEADPTADQDIVAKVRQTVEFLKRKIQAVPFIDTIDLRYNHRIRIPSPSTQAVMFCVMDVSGSMDEAKKDIAKRFFILLYLFLTKNYEKIELVFIRHHTSAKEVNEEEFFYSRETGGTVVSSALELLHAIIEARYPPSSWNIYVAQASDGDNWNADSPYCQELLQEKIMPLLQYFAYIEIMPRHHQSLWEVYQQVKNNYPNFAMENIDNVTDIYPVFRELFKRKTV from the coding sequence ATGTCACAACTGATTGATCGACGACAAAACGCCGGCAAAAAAAGCACGGTGAATCGCCAGCGCTTTCTTCGCCGTTACAAAAACCAGATTAAACGCGCTGTCTCTGATGCAGTTGGTAAACGAAGCATTACCGAAATCGATCAGGGCGAACAAATCAGTATCCCAGCAAGAGACATTTCTGAACCACGCTTTCACCGTGGTCAGGGCGGACGTATTGAACGGGTGTTACCCGGGAATGATCAATTCATCACTGGTGACCGCATTAAACGCCCCTCCGAAAGTGGGGCTGGTGGCAGCGGCGGCCAGGCCAGTGACAGCGGCGAAGGCGAGGATGATTTTGTCTTTCAGCTTTCCCGCGAAGAATTTCTTGAAATTTATTTTGAGGATCTCGAATTACCCGATTTGGTTAAAAAGGAACTGGCTCGTCTCACCACCTACAAAACGGTGCGGGCCGGCGTAACCAGCAGCGGAATTCCCAGCAACATCAACGTCGTACGCTCCATGCGTCAGGCAACCGGCCGTCGCGTGGCACTGTCATCCCCTTACAAGCGTCAGCTACGCGAAGCGGAAGAGGAGCTGGCGAGACTCGAAGCGGATCCCACCGCCGATCAGGACATCGTGGCCAAGGTCAGACAGACGGTTGAATTTTTAAAACGCAAGATTCAGGCTGTGCCATTCATTGACACCATTGATTTGCGTTACAATCACCGCATACGAATTCCTTCGCCCTCTACACAGGCCGTTATGTTTTGTGTCATGGACGTTTCAGGCTCGATGGATGAAGCCAAGAAGGACATCGCCAAACGCTTTTTTATTCTTCTCTACCTCTTCCTGACCAAAAATTATGAAAAAATTGAGCTGGTTTTTATTCGTCACCACACCTCCGCCAAGGAAGTGAATGAAGAAGAGTTTTTTTACTCCCGCGAGACCGGCGGTACCGTCGTCTCCAGTGCTCTTGAACTCTTGCATGCCATTATCGAAGCCCGCTACCCGCCTTCTTCATGGAATATCTATGTCGCTCAGGCTTCAGACGGCGACAACTGGAATGCCGACTCGCCCTATTGCCAGGAGTTGCTGCAGGAGAAAATCATGCCGCTGCTGCAATATTTTGCCTACATTGAAATCATGCCCCGTCATCACCAAAGCCTTTGGGAAGTGTATCAGCAGGTTAAAAACAACTACCCCAACTTTGCCATGGAAAACATCGATAATGTTACCGATATTTACCCTGTGTTTCGTGAGTTATTCAAAAGGAAAACGGTATGA
- a CDS encoding PrkA family serine protein kinase — translation MSTEDFLLNYTRRFVDNKEEELTLNEYLELCKTDPTAYANPAERLLLAIGEPELIDTRHDPVLSRLFSNKVIHRYPVFREFFGMEEPIEQIVGFLKHAAQGLEETKQVLYLLGPVGGGKSSLAEKLKDLMQKVPFYAIKGSPVFDSPLSLFNPEEDGDILRERYGIPTRHLRYVMSPWAVKRLQEFNGDINQFKVIKLKPSRLKQIAVSKTEPGDENNQDISSLVGKVDIRKLEEFSQDDPDAYSYSGGLCRANRGIMEFVEMFKAPIKVLHPLLTATQEGNYNATEGLSAIPFEGIILAHSNESEWQSFRNNKNNEAFIDRINIVKVPYCLRVSEEIKIYQKLLDNSSLKSAPCAPGTLDMLAQFSVLTRLKEPQNSSIYSKMRVYNGESLKDTDPKAKSYQEYRDFAGVDEGMSGISTRFAFKILSKVFNFDHTEIAANPVHLLYVLERQIEQEQFPQELHEKYLAFIKEHLTHRYVEFIGKEIQTAYLESYSEYGQNIFDRYITYADFWIQDQDYRDPDTGEIFDRPSLNSELEKIEKPAGISNPKDFRNEVVNFVLRARANNHGKNPIWNSYEKLKTVIEKKMFTNTEDLLPVISFNAKASEDDKKKHEEFIARMVDKGYTRKQVRLLCEWYLRVRKSQ, via the coding sequence ATGAGCACAGAAGATTTTTTATTAAATTACACTCGACGCTTTGTCGACAACAAAGAAGAAGAGTTGACTCTCAATGAATATCTGGAGTTGTGTAAAACCGACCCAACGGCTTATGCCAATCCTGCTGAACGCCTGCTGCTGGCCATTGGCGAACCCGAATTGATTGATACACGTCATGATCCCGTCTTATCAAGATTATTTTCCAACAAGGTCATTCATCGTTACCCCGTGTTCCGGGAATTTTTTGGCATGGAAGAACCCATTGAACAAATTGTGGGTTTTTTAAAGCACGCAGCTCAGGGTCTGGAAGAAACCAAACAGGTCCTTTACCTGCTCGGCCCCGTCGGCGGCGGCAAATCGTCGCTTGCCGAGAAGCTTAAGGATCTGATGCAAAAAGTGCCCTTTTACGCCATTAAGGGATCCCCGGTGTTTGATTCGCCGCTGTCTCTTTTTAACCCGGAGGAAGACGGTGACATTTTAAGGGAACGGTATGGTATTCCCACCCGACACCTGCGTTACGTCATGTCCCCCTGGGCAGTGAAGCGCCTGCAGGAATTCAATGGCGACATCAATCAATTTAAAGTGATTAAATTAAAGCCTTCCCGCCTGAAACAAATTGCCGTTTCCAAAACGGAGCCGGGTGATGAAAATAATCAGGACATCTCCTCGCTGGTCGGTAAAGTCGATATCCGTAAACTCGAAGAATTTTCTCAGGACGATCCCGATGCCTACAGTTATTCCGGCGGTTTATGCCGCGCCAACCGCGGTATAATGGAATTTGTGGAGATGTTCAAAGCACCCATCAAGGTGCTGCATCCGCTATTGACTGCGACTCAGGAAGGCAATTACAACGCCACAGAAGGCTTATCGGCCATCCCCTTTGAAGGCATTATCCTGGCTCACTCCAATGAGTCAGAATGGCAATCCTTCCGCAACAATAAAAACAATGAAGCCTTTATTGACCGTATTAATATTGTCAAAGTTCCGTATTGCCTGCGCGTGTCTGAAGAAATCAAAATTTATCAGAAACTGCTTGATAACAGCTCGTTAAAAAGCGCCCCCTGCGCGCCCGGCACGCTCGATATGCTGGCTCAATTTTCCGTATTGACTCGCCTGAAAGAACCGCAAAATTCAAGCATTTATTCAAAAATGCGCGTTTATAACGGCGAAAGCCTTAAAGACACGGATCCCAAGGCCAAATCCTATCAGGAATACCGTGATTTTGCCGGTGTGGATGAGGGCATGAGCGGCATCTCCACCCGCTTTGCCTTCAAAATCCTGTCCAAAGTCTTTAACTTTGACCACACCGAAATCGCCGCAAACCCGGTGCATCTGCTCTATGTGCTGGAGCGCCAGATTGAGCAGGAACAATTTCCGCAGGAACTGCATGAAAAATACCTGGCCTTCATTAAAGAGCATCTGACTCACCGTTACGTTGAATTCATTGGTAAGGAAATTCAGACTGCCTACCTCGAATCCTACTCCGAGTATGGTCAGAACATCTTCGATCGTTACATCACCTATGCGGATTTCTGGATTCAGGATCAGGACTACCGCGATCCGGACACTGGCGAAATCTTTGACAGGCCGTCATTAAATTCCGAATTGGAAAAAATTGAGAAGCCAGCAGGTATTTCCAATCCCAAGGACTTCCGAAATGAAGTGGTGAATTTCGTCTTGCGTGCACGGGCGAATAACCACGGCAAGAATCCAATATGGAACAGTTATGAGAAATTAAAAACGGTCATTGAGAAAAAGATGTTTACCAATACCGAAGACTTGTTGCCTGTGATTTCTTTTAATGCCAAAGCATCGGAAGATGACAAGAAGAAACACGAAGAATTTATTGCCCGCATGGTTGACAAAGGGTATACCCGCAAGCAGGTTAGATTACTTTGCGAATGGTATTTACGTGTACGCAAATCGCAATAA
- the pepN gene encoding aminopeptidase N: MPETTVYLKNYQSPVFSIKTVQLNFELFDDHALVTNDMTVKRQYAGPLQLFGDELELVSLHIDGREIKEKNYRFVDGHLLVENCPDEATITVVTRIYPQKNSKLSGLYRSNQMFCTQCEAEGFRRITYFPDRPDVLATYTTRICADKAKYPVLLSNGNPVDRGLADGGRHWAVWQDPFKKPSYLFALVAGNLSCVEDQFITCSGRSVELRIYVEPGNEDKCSHAMESLKRAMRWDEEEYGREYDLDIFMIVAVSDFNMGAMENKGLNIFNSKYILARPDTATDQDFADIEGVVGHEYFHNWTGNRVTCRDWFQLSLKEGLTVFRDQEFSRDMHARDVNRILDVKALRAQQFPEDAGSMAHPVRPESYQEINNFYTATVYNKGAEVIRMQQTLLGKAGFRRGMDLYFKRHDGQAVTINDFVAAMEDANQVDLTQFKRWYSQAGTPEITAKTQFKDNCLTLTLSQYCPPTPEASENAPFHIPVRMACFDEQGLPIPLAKEVLELREQEQTFTFPGLKKKPIVSLLRDFSAPVKLKRDLSQDESLALLRFESDGFTKWDIAQQLAIDCIDGLLKTNTTHWSIPAPLLQAYHHVLVDDTLNSALRAELLNPPCFEEVTSSLQEIDVDAVEAARDFYRASLGEALYGSLSETYQALWRQEKHQMDAQAYQQRKLRNICLWLMMKAREKETLPLCQRQFAEAKTMTDQMASFALLNNCQDRAVREEAAERFFTQWQNDELVLDKWFAVQATGEAVNTLDLVKQLVHHPAFSLKNPNKVRSLIGAFCMSNYRHFHALNASGYAFLTDILVELDKMNPQVTARLATPFTRLRRFNKPRQELMRKQLERLNALELSRDLKEIVSKSLKD, translated from the coding sequence ATGCCAGAGACCACGGTTTATTTGAAAAATTACCAATCCCCTGTATTTTCAATCAAAACGGTTCAATTAAATTTCGAACTGTTTGACGATCATGCGCTGGTGACGAATGACATGACGGTCAAACGACAGTATGCAGGACCCCTGCAATTGTTCGGTGATGAGTTGGAATTGGTCAGCCTTCACATCGACGGCCGCGAGATCAAGGAAAAAAATTACCGTTTTGTCGATGGCCATCTGCTGGTTGAAAATTGCCCCGATGAAGCCACAATCACGGTGGTGACCCGAATTTATCCACAGAAAAACAGCAAACTCTCTGGTCTGTATCGTTCCAATCAGATGTTTTGCACCCAGTGTGAGGCGGAAGGTTTTCGCCGCATCACCTATTTTCCGGACAGACCCGATGTTCTGGCGACTTATACAACCCGCATCTGCGCTGACAAAGCCAAATACCCCGTGTTGTTATCCAATGGCAATCCGGTTGACCGCGGTTTGGCGGACGGTGGCAGGCATTGGGCGGTCTGGCAGGATCCCTTTAAAAAACCCTCTTACCTCTTCGCCCTGGTTGCCGGCAATTTAAGTTGTGTTGAAGACCAGTTTATCACCTGTTCCGGGCGCTCGGTGGAGTTACGCATTTATGTAGAACCCGGCAACGAAGACAAATGCAGCCATGCCATGGAATCGCTAAAACGCGCCATGCGCTGGGATGAAGAGGAATATGGACGTGAGTACGATCTGGATATTTTCATGATTGTCGCCGTCAGCGATTTCAATATGGGTGCGATGGAAAACAAAGGCTTGAACATCTTCAATTCCAAATACATTCTTGCACGGCCCGATACGGCCACTGATCAGGATTTTGCTGACATTGAAGGGGTGGTTGGCCATGAGTATTTCCATAACTGGACCGGCAATCGTGTGACCTGCCGTGACTGGTTTCAGCTTAGCCTGAAAGAGGGGTTAACCGTTTTTCGTGATCAGGAATTTTCCCGGGACATGCATGCCCGTGATGTTAACCGCATTCTGGATGTGAAGGCATTGAGAGCGCAGCAATTCCCGGAAGATGCCGGGAGTATGGCCCATCCAGTACGACCTGAATCCTATCAGGAGATTAATAATTTTTATACGGCAACGGTTTACAACAAGGGCGCAGAAGTCATTCGCATGCAGCAAACCCTGCTGGGAAAAGCCGGGTTTCGCCGTGGGATGGATCTGTACTTCAAGCGGCATGATGGCCAGGCAGTGACCATTAATGATTTTGTGGCGGCAATGGAAGACGCCAACCAGGTTGACTTGACCCAATTTAAACGCTGGTACAGCCAGGCGGGTACACCGGAAATTACCGCAAAAACCCAGTTTAAAGACAATTGCCTGACCTTAACGTTAAGCCAGTATTGCCCGCCCACGCCTGAAGCCAGTGAGAACGCGCCTTTCCATATTCCGGTGCGTATGGCCTGCTTTGATGAACAGGGCTTACCGATTCCGTTAGCGAAAGAGGTGCTTGAATTGCGTGAGCAAGAGCAAACCTTTACTTTCCCAGGCTTAAAAAAGAAGCCCATCGTGTCCTTGCTGCGTGATTTTTCTGCGCCGGTTAAACTAAAACGTGACCTGAGTCAGGACGAATCGTTGGCGTTGCTGCGCTTTGAAAGCGACGGGTTTACCAAATGGGACATTGCCCAGCAACTGGCCATTGATTGCATTGATGGTTTATTAAAAACCAACACAACACACTGGTCTATCCCCGCACCGCTGCTTCAGGCCTATCATCATGTGCTTGTTGATGATACCCTCAACAGCGCATTACGTGCTGAACTGTTAAATCCACCCTGTTTCGAGGAGGTGACGTCTTCCCTGCAGGAAATTGATGTGGATGCCGTGGAGGCTGCCCGTGATTTTTACCGTGCCTCTTTAGGCGAGGCATTGTATGGCTCGCTGTCTGAAACCTACCAGGCGTTGTGGCGTCAAGAAAAACATCAAATGGATGCGCAGGCTTACCAGCAGCGTAAATTACGCAACATCTGTCTGTGGCTGATGATGAAGGCGCGTGAGAAAGAAACCCTACCCCTTTGCCAACGCCAATTTGCCGAGGCTAAAACCATGACCGACCAAATGGCCAGCTTTGCTTTATTAAACAATTGTCAGGACCGTGCGGTTCGCGAAGAGGCGGCCGAGCGCTTTTTCACCCAATGGCAAAACGATGAACTGGTGCTTGATAAATGGTTTGCCGTGCAGGCTACAGGCGAGGCGGTCAATACGTTGGATCTGGTGAAACAATTAGTCCATCATCCGGCGTTTTCGTTAAAAAATCCCAACAAGGTGCGATCACTGATTGGGGCGTTCTGCATGAGCAATTACCGGCATTTCCATGCGTTAAACGCCAGCGGCTATGCCTTTTTAACGGATATTCTGGTTGAACTGGATAAAATGAATCCCCAGGTGACTGCGAGATTGGCCACGCCGTTCACCCGCTTAAGACGCTTTAATAAACCGAGACAGGAGTTAATGCGCAAGCAATTGGAACGGCTTAACGCGCTGGAGCTATCACGGGATCTCAAGGAAATTGTCAGCAAGAGCCTTAAAGATTAA
- the aroE gene encoding shikimate dehydrogenase encodes MVNRYAVMGHPVAHSLSPFIHEQFALQSGVSLSYEKIAVEPGYFVTAVQDFFAAQGKGLNVTLPFKEEAYQLAEQVTPRCRQARAANTLWMKEGHLHADNTDGIGLIRDLKTHMSLADKRVLILGAGGAARGIIAPLLAEGIGGLTVTNRNLHRAKDLQADFPSIHCQAWGSSAPFDLLINATSAGTRQEEITWPEGAIKAESFCYDLSYTLQGCTSFVTWARQRGCGASDGLGMLVEQAAEAFFIWHGLFPERAAVLARLREKQQGTH; translated from the coding sequence ATGGTTAATCGTTATGCTGTGATGGGCCATCCTGTGGCCCATAGTTTATCGCCTTTTATTCATGAACAGTTCGCTCTTCAAAGCGGTGTTTCGTTAAGTTATGAAAAAATCGCTGTTGAGCCCGGTTATTTTGTGACTGCTGTGCAGGATTTTTTTGCCGCCCAGGGGAAGGGGCTTAATGTGACCCTTCCTTTTAAAGAAGAGGCCTACCAGTTGGCAGAGCAGGTAACGCCGCGTTGCCGGCAAGCCCGTGCTGCCAATACCTTGTGGATGAAGGAAGGGCATTTGCACGCGGACAACACCGATGGTATCGGCTTGATTCGCGATTTGAAAACCCACATGTCCCTTGCCGATAAGCGGGTGTTAATTTTAGGAGCAGGCGGTGCAGCGCGGGGAATTATCGCACCGCTGCTGGCGGAAGGAATTGGCGGCCTCACGGTCACTAACCGCAACCTTCACCGTGCAAAGGATTTACAAGCCGATTTTCCCTCGATTCATTGCCAGGCCTGGGGAAGCTCCGCGCCGTTTGATCTGCTCATTAACGCCACGTCTGCCGGTACCCGGCAGGAGGAAATCACCTGGCCTGAGGGGGCCATCAAGGCAGAGTCATTCTGCTATGACTTGTCTTATACTCTGCAGGGCTGTACGTCGTTTGTCACCTGGGCAAGGCAAAGGGGGTGCGGGGCGTCAGATGGTTTGGGCATGCTGGTCGAGCAGGCCGCTGAGGCGTTTTTTATCTGGCATGGTCTTTTTCCAGAACGTGCAGCCGTGTTAGCCCGGTTGCGAGAAAAGCAGCAGGGGACACACTAG
- a CDS encoding patatin-like phospholipase family protein, whose product MAKKALYLAGGGARGAYQAGVLQAISTILGVKKIPFEVISGVSVGSINAAILAENATDFPAGVEKLVGLWGEIRCSQIYNASNYELSKSVFRNLSHMIIKQRQSGYLLNTLPLHDFINSNVDFEAIERHILDNHIETLEVISNCYETHQTVSFYQHTDAFFEDWNYPRHMSERTNLRMEHILASGALPLFFPTVKINGLHYGDGSMGLVSPLRGAIRCQVEKILILGTRQLPEATNTEKLRNGDIGFAHILGGMLNGLFLDNLDRDIELVNRMNDIARMISLWKKRRSPWRPIETLHLRPSIDMAAIAQEQYKNMPALLRFLLNTLGAKSHSGDLLSFLLFEKEFTQELIQLGYDDTINAKAAVEDFFS is encoded by the coding sequence ATGGCTAAAAAAGCCCTTTATCTTGCTGGCGGCGGTGCCCGAGGTGCCTATCAAGCCGGCGTATTGCAAGCCATCAGCACCATTCTTGGGGTTAAGAAGATACCCTTTGAAGTCATCAGCGGTGTCAGCGTCGGCAGCATCAATGCGGCTATCCTGGCTGAAAACGCAACGGACTTTCCAGCGGGCGTGGAGAAACTGGTGGGTCTCTGGGGCGAAATCCGCTGTTCGCAGATTTATAACGCAAGTAATTATGAGTTAAGCAAATCGGTTTTCCGCAATTTAAGCCATATGATCATCAAACAGCGGCAATCCGGTTATCTGCTCAATACGCTTCCCCTGCACGACTTCATCAACAGCAATGTCGATTTTGAGGCCATCGAACGCCACATTCTTGATAATCACATTGAAACGCTTGAAGTCATCAGTAATTGCTATGAAACCCATCAAACCGTTTCCTTTTACCAGCATACCGATGCCTTTTTTGAGGATTGGAATTACCCCAGGCACATGAGTGAGCGCACCAACTTAAGAATGGAACATATTCTGGCTTCCGGTGCTTTGCCTTTGTTTTTCCCCACCGTTAAAATCAATGGCCTTCATTACGGTGACGGCAGTATGGGGCTGGTTTCTCCGTTACGAGGCGCCATACGCTGCCAAGTGGAAAAAATTCTTATCCTTGGCACACGGCAATTGCCGGAAGCAACCAATACTGAAAAATTACGCAATGGCGACATCGGTTTTGCACACATTCTGGGCGGCATGCTGAACGGCCTGTTCCTGGATAATCTCGATCGGGATATTGAGCTCGTCAATCGCATGAATGACATTGCCCGCATGATTTCCTTATGGAAGAAACGCCGCTCCCCCTGGCGTCCCATTGAAACACTGCATTTGCGCCCCAGCATCGACATGGCAGCCATTGCTCAGGAACAATACAAAAACATGCCGGCACTGCTGCGTTTCCTATTAAACACGCTGGGGGCCAAAAGTCACTCAGGCGACCTGCTCAGTTTTCTGTTATTTGAAAAGGAGTTCACTCAGGAACTCATTCAACTGGGCTATGATGACACCATCAATGCCAAAGCGGCTGTTGAAGATTTCTTTTCCTAG
- a CDS encoding oligopeptide:H+ symporter: protein MLALFREQPRAFHMIFMLEIWERFGFYTVQGILTLYFMRFLGFSDNEAYFAFGAFSALVYGMVAFGGYLGDKVLGTKRTIVLGLITLALGYLALAFADEERVFLALGLICVGNGLFKANPSSLLAKCYTEDDPRLHGGFTLYYMAINLGSTVALIAGPAISSRYGYPYAYFVSFIGLVLGLANYWFQRQHVANVNTEADNKVIQLWQWAVVVAGIVSATFASAYLLQHVMIAQELVWLVTAIVVGIYFVYMRREKNRSFLRMVVALVLMIEAIVFFTLYQQMPTSLNLFAVNNVHPVLLGVAFDPQTFQALNPIWIIVMSPILALFYSRLHKSRVHFHIPYKFAVGMICCGISFTLLYFARFFHDEAGLVSSWWLVASYFFQSTGELFVSALGVAMVAELVPAQIAGFVMGMWFLTSAVAGFIGASVASFTALPEHVKPGLESLAIYTNVFAWIGLATLAIGIFMWLISARLSHYIKTPLDE, encoded by the coding sequence ATGCTGGCATTATTTCGTGAGCAACCACGCGCTTTCCACATGATTTTCATGCTGGAAATCTGGGAGCGGTTTGGTTTTTATACGGTACAGGGCATTCTTACCCTGTATTTCATGCGCTTTTTAGGATTCAGCGACAACGAAGCCTATTTTGCTTTTGGAGCCTTTTCGGCCTTGGTGTATGGAATGGTTGCCTTTGGTGGCTACCTTGGTGACAAAGTGCTCGGCACCAAGCGCACGATTGTTCTCGGATTAATCACCCTGGCCTTGGGCTACCTCGCTCTGGCATTTGCAGACGAAGAGCGTGTTTTTCTTGCGCTTGGTTTAATCTGTGTGGGTAATGGTTTGTTTAAAGCAAACCCCTCCAGCCTTCTCGCCAAATGCTACACCGAAGACGATCCCCGCCTGCACGGTGGTTTCACCTTGTATTACATGGCCATTAATTTAGGCTCAACAGTGGCTCTGATTGCCGGGCCTGCCATTTCTTCCCGCTATGGATACCCTTATGCCTATTTTGTCAGCTTCATCGGACTGGTATTAGGGCTGGCTAATTATTGGTTTCAGCGTCAGCATGTTGCCAATGTGAATACCGAAGCAGACAATAAGGTCATCCAGTTATGGCAATGGGCTGTGGTGGTTGCCGGCATCGTGTCAGCGACTTTCGCCTCGGCCTACCTGTTACAACATGTGATGATTGCTCAAGAGTTGGTCTGGCTGGTGACGGCAATTGTCGTGGGCATTTACTTTGTTTACATGCGTCGTGAAAAGAACCGCTCCTTCCTGCGTATGGTTGTGGCCCTGGTGTTGATGATTGAAGCCATTGTTTTTTTTACTCTTTATCAACAAATGCCGACCTCCTTGAATTTATTTGCGGTCAATAATGTGCACCCGGTCCTGTTAGGCGTCGCTTTCGATCCCCAGACTTTCCAGGCATTAAATCCCATCTGGATTATTGTCATGAGCCCCATTCTGGCCCTGTTTTACAGCCGTCTGCACAAATCACGCGTGCATTTTCACATCCCCTACAAATTTGCAGTAGGCATGATTTGCTGCGGCATCAGCTTTACCCTCCTTTATTTTGCACGTTTTTTTCATGACGAAGCCGGCTTGGTTTCGTCCTGGTGGCTGGTGGCCAGTTACTTTTTCCAAAGCACCGGCGAATTGTTTGTTTCCGCTCTGGGTGTTGCCATGGTGGCTGAACTGGTACCTGCCCAGATTGCCGGTTTTGTGATGGGCATGTGGTTTCTCACGTCTGCGGTGGCCGGGTTTATCGGTGCTTCCGTCGCCTCCTTTACTGCGTTACCTGAGCATGTGAAACCGGGTTTGGAGTCATTGGCTATCTACACCAATGTATTTGCCTGGATTGGCTTGGCGACTTTAGCCATTGGCATTTTCATGTGGTTAATTTCCGCACGCTTGAGCCATTACATCAAAACCCCTCTGGATGAATAA
- the hda gene encoding DnaA regulatory inactivator Hda, with protein sequence MNNQQLALAIQLNHQANLTTFCWGEENRLIRQQIEAMLNGKGERFLYLWGAKGCGKSHLLQACCQLHSQAIYLPLDVLKEWGPASIEGMADHDLIALDNIDAIAGDAAWEEALFHLYNQVRDRTEATLLISGQHPPASSPIQLPDLRSRLAWGLVLQLRELNDELKISALQQQAEKRGFHLNSSVALFLINRCGRNMHELQRILDKLDEASLAAQRRITVPFVKKILGV encoded by the coding sequence ATGAATAATCAGCAGTTAGCCTTAGCCATTCAATTAAATCACCAAGCCAATTTAACAACCTTTTGCTGGGGTGAGGAAAACCGTTTAATCAGGCAGCAGATTGAAGCCATGTTAAACGGCAAAGGGGAACGCTTTCTCTACCTCTGGGGAGCGAAGGGATGCGGTAAATCCCATTTGCTGCAAGCCTGTTGTCAATTGCATTCTCAGGCTATCTATCTTCCATTGGATGTCTTAAAAGAATGGGGGCCAGCCAGTATTGAAGGCATGGCAGACCATGATTTAATCGCCTTGGATAATATTGATGCGATAGCCGGGGATGCGGCCTGGGAAGAAGCCTTGTTTCATCTTTACAATCAGGTTCGCGATCGAACGGAAGCAACGCTATTAATCAGCGGACAGCACCCTCCAGCATCGTCCCCCATTCAATTGCCCGATTTGCGTTCACGCCTTGCCTGGGGATTGGTGCTGCAGCTTAGGGAATTAAATGATGAATTGAAAATCAGCGCTTTGCAACAACAGGCCGAGAAGCGGGGATTTCACTTAAACAGCAGCGTTGCGCTTTTTTTGATTAATCGCTGCGGACGTAACATGCATGAATTACAACGCATCCTGGATAAACTCGATGAAGCATCGTTGGCCGCACAAAGACGAATTACTGTCCCTTTCGTAAAAAAAATACTCGGCGTTTGA
- a CDS encoding CDP-alcohol phosphatidyltransferase family protein, whose amino-acid sequence MSHPILKHIPNALTVLRLILIIPFLVYLYRKNYPIAFYVFMLAGFTDGFDGWLARHFSWQSLLGSFIDPLADKLLIASSFISLALIGQLPWWLVILVFLRDFTISMGVLAWYLFVQRQLDFEPTGLSKINTTLQLALVTVCLFELAFFPITDYLIQTLIILTAITTTATYIHYVWTWSRKACIANRSPQ is encoded by the coding sequence GTGTCTCACCCGATACTAAAACATATTCCTAATGCATTGACCGTATTACGGCTGATATTGATTATTCCTTTTTTGGTTTATCTTTATCGTAAAAATTACCCGATAGCCTTTTACGTGTTCATGCTTGCCGGATTTACCGATGGCTTTGACGGCTGGCTGGCGAGGCATTTCAGCTGGCAGAGCCTTTTGGGCTCGTTCATTGATCCACTGGCGGATAAACTATTAATTGCCTCCAGCTTTATTTCCTTAGCCTTGATTGGGCAACTGCCCTGGTGGTTGGTTATTCTGGTTTTTTTACGGGATTTCACTATTTCGATGGGCGTCTTGGCCTGGTATTTGTTTGTGCAGCGTCAGTTGGATTTTGAGCCTACCGGACTCAGTAAAATCAACACCACTTTACAGCTGGCATTGGTTACTGTTTGTCTTTTCGAGCTGGCTTTTTTTCCCATTACTGATTATTTAATTCAGACCTTAATCATCCTGACTGCCATAACTACAACAGCCACTTACATTCATTATGTCTGGACCTGGAGTAGGAAAGCCTGTATTGCCAACCGTTCGCCTCAATGA